DNA sequence from the Catharus ustulatus isolate bCatUst1 chromosome 7, bCatUst1.pri.v2, whole genome shotgun sequence genome:
TGGTCACATACCCAGTGAGGCAACCCCTGGAAGAGCTGGATAATGCCTTCCGGGAATACATGGCTGTGCACCTGACAGAGAAGCCTTTCCCCCTCAATGCACTGGCGATGTACAAAGCCTCTGAGCACGATTTCAGCACCTTCTTTGGGCAGTGCAAGGACTTGTTCCGCAGCCAGGAGACCCTGAGGTTCCTCAACCAAAGCGGCTTTGATGCCATCCTGACAGATCCGATCTTCCTGTGTGGGACCATCCTCGCCCACcatctctcccttccttttgTGTTCTTCATGAGGGGATTGCCTTGCGACCTGCACTTttcagccccacagagcccaaGCCCTCTGTCCTACATCCCGAGACTCTTCAGCTTCAACTCGGACCGCATGACTTTTCTCCAGCGAGTGGAAAATGCCCTGATTTCCCTCCTAGAGCTTGACTACTGCAATGGTTTCTATGGAGAAGCACTTAAGCTTTCCTCAGAAGTTCTGCAGAGGGATGTGTCCCTCACAGATCTCCTGAACTCTGCTGCCGTTTCGCTCATGAGGTTTGACTTTGTGTTCGAGTACCCCAGGCCAGTGATGCCCAACATGGTCTTTATTGGGGGGATCAACTGTGCTAAGGAGAAACCACTGCCTAAGGTAATGTTCCTGTGCCTTCAAATTGTACATTTCGCCATGAAAAGTCATTACCTTGTTCAGGAAGTTTATTGCTattgattttattctttattattatatctagtaataattttattcaaCCAGAATTGTGTAGTTGTTTTTCACGGGCTGAAATCAAACATCCTTGATAGAGACTTCTTTGAAATAATTAGGGTTGTgaaacaaaccaaactaaaatGGTATTTCATCTATTACATGGAAATTACTGACCTCCATGAATGTGTATTAAGCACCAACCAGATCCAtttttttatcacattttaaTGGTGTCggacatatttttcttttatctgatCAGATTCCCAagagttgttttttgtttttaactacCGGCTTATCAGCATCAGGTTATTCGCTTTAGTTCTATTTGCATGATAATTATTTCCACAGTGGCTGTTTGTGTTATGGTATTCTTCTTTGTAGGGCTGAAATATAAATGTTGCACTGAAATGGCAAGAAATAATCTTGCAATCATGAATTTGGTGAAAGATACTTGAATTCAGAACTCAGATAAGTTTTCAGATCTACTCCTTGACATCTGCTTTTACCAGATTTGTTCTTCAGGGTTGGTAAAGCTAATCTGGGAATCTGAATCTGGTTTGATAGTCACCATGTAATCTCTAAAATGGTAGCACTGGAGATTTCTTTCCAGGCACAAAGCAGGACACAAATCCCTTTCCTTGGAAATTGCTCCTGCGCTTCTGAATTGTGGTCACGCAGTATCTCTGCACAGTATCTTTGAGTTGAAggggtggggtttttctttcttcttttagatTTCTTTTATGCTCTTTGACAGGCTTGTGAAGAGCCCTCTAAACCAGATAAACAAGGCAAAGAATAATGCTATTAGGACGCACGAGAGTGGTGCTACTTTGAGATTTAAGCGGCAAATTCTAGCTGGTTACACAATATCAGTTTTTACTTTTATATCGTGAAGTTCTCAGAGCTGCAAAGAGTTTGTAACTTTGCTACAAGGGTAGACACATCCTGCCCTCATTTTATCCCTGCAAGCTCTTGCCAGGTGAAAATCACATGTTCCACACCTGGAAAAATCTTCTGTGTTTCTCCGTTCTTCAGTCTCTTTTCTAGCTACATTTTCTACAGACAGCAGAGGAATTTCTCCTATTTCACTCTGAATATCCTGCTTGGATCTCACTTCAGCTGATCCTCTGCTAATCTAAGAACTTCACCCTTTCTATGTCTGTTGTCCCTTTATCTCCaatttctcttccccttcctgtTGTGGCATGACTTTTCCCACAGTTTTTGCTCTGATAGTCTGGTACAAAAAGTAGGGAGTCTGTGGAGTCCATAAGAAAGTGTGGCCATCCTATCTAGAGGCTTTTTCTGTTCTAGTCAAGGGAAATGAACTTGTACTTGCAGTTTTCAGCCAACTGATTTGTCATTGAAAATCTGATCAAGTGCAGGGTAGAAAACACACCAAGCAGCATCTTCCAAGTTCATTTGGTCAGCTTTGTCACAGCACTTGCAATAAACTCTTTGTGTCcagattttctgcatttcatgaGAATTATTTGTGAATCTGTTCAGTCTCCTGCTTTCAGTCTGTGCTATCTCCCACCTCTCCTGCGCTGGCCCTGTCCAGAAATTGCTTTTCCATGTCTAAGGGTGGTTTATGGAACCACCCTTAAACAGGTGGGAATCCTTAAAATCAGAAGGCTTTGGGtaagctgcaaaaaaaacagCCTCAGTGACAGCAATCTACAATTAGAGCTAAGCAGAAAGCATCAGGCgtgtcagaagaaaaattatattagaCGTAGAAAGCAAGGACAAATAGAACAATGGTCAGTGTATTAACACTTGGCTAGAATAACTCTCTAAGCTACAGAAAAGTATATCTAGCAAGATATTAGGAAGGTCTAAGCTTAATAATGGAGCTCTGTGCATTGTATTTTAAGGCTTAGAAGTAGGTATTGTATTTGAAATAAGCAAGCATTGTTTTAACCAATGGTACATGAACTTATAATGGTTAGGTAGAACTACTGTCaatatgcttttgctttttgtgattGGTCAAAAAACTTTCAAAGCACATTGTAACATCAcgttctgcagctgctgcccatgaTGTGAGCTGCTGGCATCTTCCCGTTGTCCCAACTGTGCAACGAGACTGATacttgggagggaaaaaataataaagcagcTCAAGATGTGTTCCATTCGAGTCTTGTCCCATTCGTGCTTCTGTGCTTAAACCCCTGGCCAGCACTACTCTATTCTTTGTGCCCAGGCCCCCTGAGAGAGACGACAGGCGCACCGTGGTTATTTTGACCACAGCCTCTTTATTCCTCTAAAAGTTCCTTTCATAACCTCCTAAATGTATCTCTTTAAGCTCCTGTGATTGGCAAAATTTGGCTGTCCAGCTTCCTTTTGACCAATTTCAGTTTcttgcagccaggcagggaccaTTGGACCAACTCCCTAACTTTTCTCGTCTTTTCCCCTGGTGGGTTGTTTCCCACCAGTGTGCTTTTCTATATTTGGTACAGTATAAGCCAGCTTATACCGTGACAAttcccagtttctttttttttaatttgaaaaaaaattttgaaaatgcaaatatgtaGCTTGTTGTTTGTTATCTTACCTGCAAGGATCCTTTTGCATGTAAGATGACATTGACAGCGTGTTTCAGATTTtgtcaaattttgttttcttggttgTCGATGGATTTCCCAGACCTGAGGCTGCAGTTCTTATGTTCAGGAGCAATTTGGTCTTTTAACAATAGAATTATaacttaaaacattttactttaaaactGTGCAAAATTTCAACTTTGCAAAACAATTTATAAGCAGGAAGATATTTTGTGAACAAGCAACTTTGTTATTTCAATGTCCCTCAACTCTGCAGTAGGAGATAAACTCAGTTTTGTGACAGGTGAACTGGGCTCTGCTCTTGTGCTCTTTGTAGATTTTCTACATCCCAGCTTTTCTTGCTCTGTAAATTCAGGGGTCCTGTCTAAGTGCCAGTGTCTCTTCCTGTTGTTATCTTCACAAGCAAGTGTGGAAGATATATCCTCCCTTTGAGCCCTGACATGTGCTGAAATCTAAAGTGTCAGTTATCAGCAATTTCTGagatatgtacagtaatttcacgactacaaggcgcacccttatgactacaatttttccctaaacccggaagtgcgccttatagtccggtgcaccttatatgatctacaaagttgtgacatttgccaccctggaagtgagagccgcgagggggggcggtgctgcgggagcACCGAGTAGCGATGGGGGGCAGCCgcgggcggccccaggcacatggagcagcatgggcaggaaggcagggggcggccccgggcggccctaggcaccgggagcagcgcag
Encoded proteins:
- the LOC116998657 gene encoding UDP-glucuronosyltransferase 1A1-like produces the protein MALRLCCAWIPILLLLPNLSAGGKLLVVPMVGSHWLSMKEVVEELSQRGHEVVVLVPEVTWQLETTQNYKVVTYPVRQPLEELDNAFREYMAVHLTEKPFPLNALAMYKASEHDFSTFFGQCKDLFRSQETLRFLNQSGFDAILTDPIFLCGTILAHHLSLPFVFFMRGLPCDLHFSAPQSPSPLSYIPRLFSFNSDRMTFLQRVENALISLLELDYCNGFYGEALKLSSEVLQRDVSLTDLLNSAAVSLMRFDFVFEYPRPVMPNMVFIGGINCAKEKPLPKACEEPSKPDKQGKE